A region of Epinephelus fuscoguttatus linkage group LG1, E.fuscoguttatus.final_Chr_v1 DNA encodes the following proteins:
- the mybl2b gene encoding v-myb avian myeloblastosis viral oncogene homolog-like 2b isoform X1 → MSWWPRGEDGEEAMHPDTDSDVAEQRDGGKVKVKWTQEEDDKLKALVQKLGPNDWKYIATYIPNHTEHQCQHRWFKILDPELVKGPWTKEEDEKVIELVNLYGNKQWAMVAKHLKGRLGKQCRERWHNHLNPNVKKSSWTAEEDLIIYKAHCLLGNRWAEIAKLLPGRTDNAVKNHWNSTIKRKLEMGFYAGEVFRPNELEELLARVNKDVQMPSCSQDGAEKDPEQKTHPSLQEMPVSASVQAGPSKAGPSKSSSSPKDSLSPKTEADTSGEMSVTNWVVDSSGFLSPTGPALKEVLDMVDGDLDGWCNLAAFDLPEDSPSPERHQFRLEGSALQELSKGHKGELIPISPGGVTPPSILNRRSRRRIALSPDANNSMTPKSTPVKILPFSPSQFLNMWTKQDTHDLENPSLTSTPVCSQKAIVTTPLQRDKTPLTKKENSVFVTPNHKSDLCTTPRTPTPFKNAMEKYGPLQPLPQTPNLEDDINEVILRDSGIDLIVVRSPPPEQRRKTMHRPPMKKVRKSLALDVAACPVTPTSKRKSIKIEAKHTIKEEPVLVSLSSSSFCSKRHENILDQGFLLGPSDSAIFPSTAPPVPMSKEWETVVCGQTKDQLIMTEKARRYLRSLKSHAPNRALILS, encoded by the exons atGTCTTGGTGGCCGCGCGG TGAGGATGGGGAGGAGGCCATGCATCCAGACACCGATTCTGATGTGGCAGAGCAGAGAGACGGTGGGAAAGTGAAGGTGAAATGGACACAAGAGGAG GATGACAAGCTCAAGGCCCTGGTTCAAAAACTGGGACCAAATGATTGGAAATATATTGCCACCTACATACCA AATCACACTGAGCACCAGTGCCAGCACCGCTGGTTTAAGATCTTGGATCCAGAGCTGGTTAAAGGCCCTTGGACCAAAGAGGAGGATGAGAAG GTTATAGAGCTTGTTAATCTCTACGGCAACAAACAGTGGGCAATGGTAGCGAAGCATCTGAAGGGCAGACTGGGGAAGCAGTGTAGAGAGCGTTGGCACAACCACCTCAATCCAAATGTGAAAAAGTCATCATGGACAGCAGAGGAGGACCTCATCATCTACAAGGCTCACTGTCTGCTCGGAAACCGCTGGGCTGAGATCGCCAAGCTGCTCCCTGGAAG aaCGGATAATGCAGTGAAGAATCACTGGAATTCAACCATCAAACGGAAATTAGAGATGGGCTTCTATGCTGGGGAGGTCTTCAGGCCAAATGAACTTGAAGAGCTGTTGGCCCGTGTTAATAAAGATGTGCAG ATGCCCAGTTGCTCACAGGATGGTGCAGAAAAAGATCCAGAGCAGAAAACGCATCCCTCA TTGCAGGAGATGCCTGTCTCGGCCTCAGTTCAAGCCGGCCCCAGCAAGGCAGGGCCATCAAAGTCTTCGTCCTCTCCAAAGGACAGTCTAAGCCCCAAGACTGAAGCAGACACCTCAGGAGAAATGAGCGTTACCAACTGGGTGGTGGACAGCTCCGGCTTTCTCTCCCCTACTGGCCCAGCACTGAAGGAAGTACTGGACATGGTGGATGGG GATCTTGATGGCTGGTGCAACCTAGCTGCCTTCGACCTGCCTGAGGACAGCCCGAGCCCAGAGCGCCACCAGTTTCGTTTGGAGGGCAGCGCCTTGCAGGAGTTAAGCAAAGGCCACAAGGGAGAGCTCATCCCTATCTCTCCTGGAGGGGTCACTCCGCCCTCCATACTGAACCGCCGGAGTCGGAGACGCATCGCCTTGTCTCCGGATGCCAATAATTCCATGACTCCCAAGAGCACTCCTGTCAAGATCTTGCCCTTTTCTCCATCGCAA TTCCTCAACATGTGGACCAAGCAGGATACTCATGACCTGGAGAACCCGTCTCTCACATCCACGCCAGTGTGCAGCCAGAAAGCCATTGTTACTACACCACTACAGCGTGACAAGACCCCCCTCACCAAGAAGGAAAATTCAGT ATTTGTTACACCCAACCACAAGTCTGACCTCTGTACGACCCCACGAACTCCAACACCGTTCAAAAATGCCATGGAGAAGTACGGGCCTCTGCAGCCTCTG CCTCAGACTCCGAACCTTGAAGATGACATAAATGAGGTCATCTTAAGAGACTCTGGGATTGATCTGATCGTTGTACGTTCACCTCCGCCTGAGCAAAGACGCAAAACAATG CATCGGCCTCCGATGAAGAAAGTACGGAAGTCATTGGCCTTAGATGTCGCAGCCTGCCCGGTGACACCTACATCCAAACGCAAATCCATCAAAATTGAAGCCAAACACACCATcaag GAAGAGCCGGTACTAGTTTCTCTCAGCTCCTCCTCATTCTGCAGTAAGCGGCATGAGAATATTTTGGATCAGGGCTTCCTTCTGGGACCTAGTGATAGTGCCATATTTCCCAGCACAGCGCCTCCAGTTCCA ATGTCAAAAGAGTGGGAGACAGTTGTTTGTGGACAGACTAAAGACCAGCTCATAATGACGGAGAAAGCAAGACGCTACCTGCGCTCACTAAAATCCCACGCTCCCAACCGTGCCCTGATTCTGTCCTGA
- the mybl2b gene encoding v-myb avian myeloblastosis viral oncogene homolog-like 2b isoform X2, which produces MHPDTDSDVAEQRDGGKVKVKWTQEEDDKLKALVQKLGPNDWKYIATYIPNHTEHQCQHRWFKILDPELVKGPWTKEEDEKVIELVNLYGNKQWAMVAKHLKGRLGKQCRERWHNHLNPNVKKSSWTAEEDLIIYKAHCLLGNRWAEIAKLLPGRTDNAVKNHWNSTIKRKLEMGFYAGEVFRPNELEELLARVNKDVQMPSCSQDGAEKDPEQKTHPSLQEMPVSASVQAGPSKAGPSKSSSSPKDSLSPKTEADTSGEMSVTNWVVDSSGFLSPTGPALKEVLDMVDGDLDGWCNLAAFDLPEDSPSPERHQFRLEGSALQELSKGHKGELIPISPGGVTPPSILNRRSRRRIALSPDANNSMTPKSTPVKILPFSPSQFLNMWTKQDTHDLENPSLTSTPVCSQKAIVTTPLQRDKTPLTKKENSVFVTPNHKSDLCTTPRTPTPFKNAMEKYGPLQPLPQTPNLEDDINEVILRDSGIDLIVVRSPPPEQRRKTMHRPPMKKVRKSLALDVAACPVTPTSKRKSIKIEAKHTIKEEPVLVSLSSSSFCSKRHENILDQGFLLGPSDSAIFPSTAPPVPMSKEWETVVCGQTKDQLIMTEKARRYLRSLKSHAPNRALILS; this is translated from the exons ATGCATCCAGACACCGATTCTGATGTGGCAGAGCAGAGAGACGGTGGGAAAGTGAAGGTGAAATGGACACAAGAGGAG GATGACAAGCTCAAGGCCCTGGTTCAAAAACTGGGACCAAATGATTGGAAATATATTGCCACCTACATACCA AATCACACTGAGCACCAGTGCCAGCACCGCTGGTTTAAGATCTTGGATCCAGAGCTGGTTAAAGGCCCTTGGACCAAAGAGGAGGATGAGAAG GTTATAGAGCTTGTTAATCTCTACGGCAACAAACAGTGGGCAATGGTAGCGAAGCATCTGAAGGGCAGACTGGGGAAGCAGTGTAGAGAGCGTTGGCACAACCACCTCAATCCAAATGTGAAAAAGTCATCATGGACAGCAGAGGAGGACCTCATCATCTACAAGGCTCACTGTCTGCTCGGAAACCGCTGGGCTGAGATCGCCAAGCTGCTCCCTGGAAG aaCGGATAATGCAGTGAAGAATCACTGGAATTCAACCATCAAACGGAAATTAGAGATGGGCTTCTATGCTGGGGAGGTCTTCAGGCCAAATGAACTTGAAGAGCTGTTGGCCCGTGTTAATAAAGATGTGCAG ATGCCCAGTTGCTCACAGGATGGTGCAGAAAAAGATCCAGAGCAGAAAACGCATCCCTCA TTGCAGGAGATGCCTGTCTCGGCCTCAGTTCAAGCCGGCCCCAGCAAGGCAGGGCCATCAAAGTCTTCGTCCTCTCCAAAGGACAGTCTAAGCCCCAAGACTGAAGCAGACACCTCAGGAGAAATGAGCGTTACCAACTGGGTGGTGGACAGCTCCGGCTTTCTCTCCCCTACTGGCCCAGCACTGAAGGAAGTACTGGACATGGTGGATGGG GATCTTGATGGCTGGTGCAACCTAGCTGCCTTCGACCTGCCTGAGGACAGCCCGAGCCCAGAGCGCCACCAGTTTCGTTTGGAGGGCAGCGCCTTGCAGGAGTTAAGCAAAGGCCACAAGGGAGAGCTCATCCCTATCTCTCCTGGAGGGGTCACTCCGCCCTCCATACTGAACCGCCGGAGTCGGAGACGCATCGCCTTGTCTCCGGATGCCAATAATTCCATGACTCCCAAGAGCACTCCTGTCAAGATCTTGCCCTTTTCTCCATCGCAA TTCCTCAACATGTGGACCAAGCAGGATACTCATGACCTGGAGAACCCGTCTCTCACATCCACGCCAGTGTGCAGCCAGAAAGCCATTGTTACTACACCACTACAGCGTGACAAGACCCCCCTCACCAAGAAGGAAAATTCAGT ATTTGTTACACCCAACCACAAGTCTGACCTCTGTACGACCCCACGAACTCCAACACCGTTCAAAAATGCCATGGAGAAGTACGGGCCTCTGCAGCCTCTG CCTCAGACTCCGAACCTTGAAGATGACATAAATGAGGTCATCTTAAGAGACTCTGGGATTGATCTGATCGTTGTACGTTCACCTCCGCCTGAGCAAAGACGCAAAACAATG CATCGGCCTCCGATGAAGAAAGTACGGAAGTCATTGGCCTTAGATGTCGCAGCCTGCCCGGTGACACCTACATCCAAACGCAAATCCATCAAAATTGAAGCCAAACACACCATcaag GAAGAGCCGGTACTAGTTTCTCTCAGCTCCTCCTCATTCTGCAGTAAGCGGCATGAGAATATTTTGGATCAGGGCTTCCTTCTGGGACCTAGTGATAGTGCCATATTTCCCAGCACAGCGCCTCCAGTTCCA ATGTCAAAAGAGTGGGAGACAGTTGTTTGTGGACAGACTAAAGACCAGCTCATAATGACGGAGAAAGCAAGACGCTACCTGCGCTCACTAAAATCCCACGCTCCCAACCGTGCCCTGATTCTGTCCTGA